In a single window of the Natronosalvus caseinilyticus genome:
- a CDS encoding geranylgeranylglycerol-phosphate geranylgeranyltransferase, whose product MATGETIRGLLELTRPMNVVAASVLTFIGGFVAGGVGEAPPHLGAAIGATAFAVGAGNAINDYFDREIDRINQPERPIPRDAVSPRGALAFSLAMFLAAVAIAVTLPPIAIAIAVINLLVLITYTEYFKGLPGIGNALVAYLVGSTFLFGAAAVGDVRAAVVLFLLAGVSTLTREIIKDVEDVDGDREEGLNTLPIAIGERSALHVATVLLVVAVVASPVPYLNGYFGLAYLLVVVPADLVMLYAAVESYRNPTAGQSHLKYGMFLAALAFIVGRAALLLT is encoded by the coding sequence ATGGCGACGGGAGAGACGATCCGCGGGCTACTCGAACTGACGCGGCCGATGAACGTCGTCGCGGCCTCAGTGTTGACGTTCATCGGCGGGTTCGTCGCCGGCGGAGTCGGCGAGGCGCCGCCGCACCTGGGCGCGGCAATCGGGGCGACGGCGTTCGCCGTCGGTGCAGGCAACGCGATCAACGACTACTTCGACCGGGAGATCGACCGGATCAATCAGCCAGAGCGACCGATTCCTCGAGACGCGGTGTCCCCACGAGGGGCGCTGGCGTTCAGCCTCGCGATGTTCCTCGCGGCCGTCGCGATCGCAGTCACGTTACCGCCGATTGCGATCGCCATCGCGGTGATCAACCTCCTCGTGCTGATCACGTACACGGAGTACTTCAAGGGGCTGCCCGGAATCGGCAACGCGCTCGTGGCCTACCTCGTCGGAAGTACGTTCCTGTTCGGTGCGGCCGCCGTCGGCGACGTCCGGGCGGCGGTCGTCCTGTTCCTGCTCGCCGGCGTGTCGACGCTGACGCGGGAGATCATCAAGGACGTCGAGGACGTCGACGGCGACCGCGAAGAGGGGCTCAACACGTTGCCCATTGCAATCGGCGAACGATCGGCGCTCCACGTCGCGACGGTCTTGCTCGTCGTCGCGGTGGTGGCCAGCCCAGTTCCGTACCTGAACGGCTATTTCGGCCTCGCGTACCTGCTCGTCGTCGTCCCCGCTGATCTCGTCATGCTGTACGCGGCCGTCGAGAGTTACCGGAATCCAACGGCGGGACAATCACACCTCAAGTACGGCATGTTCCTCGCGGCGCTGGCGTTCATCGTCGGTCGCGCCGCGTTGCTCCTTACGTAG
- a CDS encoding RAD55 family ATPase translates to MYDLADVRPEESITPGTNVLIAGPPLTGKRNLALDVLASGADGGEGTIIVTTKDSAEKVLTEFTTRTVNEDPDVGVVDCVTKQRGIGTADDDPRIKYASSPVDMTGIGIKLSEYLQDFYEVRGLTENRILLHSISTLLMYSDLQTVFRFLHVFTGRIQSADALGVYVIDSTAHDDQTMNTLKQLFDGVVEIDEGGDGEQTIRTAGLS, encoded by the coding sequence ATGTACGATCTCGCAGACGTCCGCCCGGAGGAGTCGATCACCCCGGGGACGAACGTGCTGATTGCTGGCCCGCCGCTCACGGGGAAGCGCAATCTCGCGCTCGACGTGCTCGCGAGCGGCGCCGACGGGGGAGAGGGGACGATAATCGTCACAACGAAGGACAGCGCCGAGAAAGTTCTCACCGAGTTTACAACGCGGACGGTGAACGAGGATCCCGACGTGGGGGTCGTCGACTGCGTGACCAAACAGCGAGGGATCGGCACGGCCGACGACGACCCGCGGATCAAGTACGCGTCCTCGCCGGTCGACATGACCGGAATCGGGATCAAACTCTCTGAGTACCTCCAGGACTTCTACGAGGTTCGCGGATTGACCGAAAATCGCATCCTCCTCCACTCGATTTCGACGCTGCTCATGTACTCGGACCTCCAGACCGTCTTTCGGTTTCTCCACGTCTTTACCGGCCGAATCCAGAGCGCCGACGCCCTGGGCGTCTACGTCATCGACTCGACGGCCCACGACGACCAGACGATGAACACGCTCAAACAACTCTTCGACGGCGTCGTCGAGATCGACGAAGGAGGCGACGGCGAGCAGACGATCCGGACGGCTGGATTGTCCTGA
- a CDS encoding CoA-binding protein codes for MPVTDDATLREILERETIAVVGCSGTPGKAAHDVPTYLHQHGYDVVPVNPYADELLGREAVDELADVDEAIDVVCVFRPSEEVSGIVDAALERADADVIWTQLGIVDQDAAERAEDAGRTVVQDRCMKVEHPRLMA; via the coding sequence ATGCCAGTAACCGACGATGCCACGCTGCGGGAGATTCTCGAGCGAGAGACGATTGCCGTCGTCGGCTGCTCGGGTACGCCCGGAAAGGCGGCCCACGACGTGCCGACGTACTTACACCAGCACGGTTACGACGTGGTCCCGGTCAACCCGTACGCCGACGAACTCCTCGGTCGCGAGGCGGTCGACGAACTCGCCGACGTCGACGAGGCGATCGACGTCGTCTGCGTGTTTCGACCCAGCGAGGAGGTGTCGGGAATCGTCGACGCGGCCCTCGAGCGGGCGGACGCCGACGTCATCTGGACCCAGCTCGGAATTGTCGATCAGGACGCCGCCGAGCGAGCCGAGGACGCGGGGCGGACGGTCGTCCAGGATCGGTGTATGAAAGTCGAGCACCCGCGGTTGATGGCGTAG
- a CDS encoding PLP-dependent cysteine synthase family protein yields the protein MTTYERPLDSVLETIGETPLVRIHEGPTDVPIYAKLETFNPGGSVKDRIGRYMLERMLERGDVEPGGTIIEPTAGNTGIGIAVAAGQLGLDAIFVVPERFSVEKQQLMAALDAEIINTPTSDGMGGAIERAHQLAEELDDAVVPQQFSNPLNTEAHYETTAPEIYEALEGSVGAVVAGCGTAGTLMGLARYARERDPDTYVAAVEPEGSLYGEFLGEDREEGEYKIEGIGTHNVETNELFDPDLVDDVFAVGDRAAHDELARLAAEEGHLVASSAGAASVAARHVAEGIASGEIDAPHQSVVTVFPDSSERYLSKGIYRSFEEWDG from the coding sequence ATGACGACCTACGAGCGACCGTTGGATTCGGTGCTCGAGACGATCGGTGAAACGCCGCTCGTGCGGATCCACGAGGGACCGACCGACGTCCCGATCTACGCGAAACTCGAGACGTTCAACCCGGGGGGAAGCGTCAAGGACCGTATCGGCCGCTACATGCTCGAACGGATGCTCGAGCGCGGCGACGTCGAACCCGGCGGGACGATCATCGAACCGACCGCCGGCAACACCGGTATCGGCATCGCCGTCGCCGCCGGCCAGTTGGGACTCGACGCGATTTTCGTCGTCCCCGAGCGCTTCAGCGTCGAGAAACAGCAGCTGATGGCCGCGCTCGACGCCGAGATCATCAACACGCCGACCTCGGACGGGATGGGCGGGGCAATCGAACGGGCCCATCAGCTGGCCGAAGAACTCGACGACGCCGTCGTCCCCCAGCAGTTCTCCAACCCACTCAACACCGAAGCCCACTACGAGACGACCGCCCCCGAAATCTACGAGGCGCTCGAGGGAAGCGTCGGCGCCGTCGTCGCCGGCTGTGGGACGGCCGGGACGCTCATGGGTCTCGCTCGCTACGCCCGTGAACGGGACCCCGATACCTACGTCGCCGCCGTCGAACCCGAGGGCTCTCTCTACGGCGAGTTCCTCGGCGAGGATCGCGAGGAGGGCGAGTACAAGATCGAGGGCATCGGGACGCACAACGTGGAGACGAACGAACTGTTCGACCCCGACCTCGTCGACGACGTCTTCGCAGTTGGCGACCGAGCGGCCCACGACGAACTCGCCCGTCTCGCCGCCGAGGAGGGCCACCTCGTCGCCTCGAGCGCCGGCGCGGCCAGCGTCGCCGCGCGACACGTCGCCGAAGGGATCGCCAGCGGCGAGATCGACGCCCCTCACCAGTCGGTCGTCACGGTGTTCCCCGACTCGAGCGAGCGCTACCTCTCGAAGGGGATCTATCGCTCGTTCGAGGAGTGGGACGGGTGA
- a CDS encoding DUF5798 family protein: MGLGSTAKKIQNLSDRAEAMYRQVQELQQRIIHLEEEVDDTHDTVTKLDHNVTEQRALLLAIADEHGIDGEQILADAAIDDPEGTDAEEESAQSEGDAKGDADTDAPAQPSE; encoded by the coding sequence ATGGGACTCGGTAGTACGGCCAAGAAGATCCAGAACCTCTCGGATCGCGCGGAAGCCATGTATCGCCAGGTGCAGGAACTCCAGCAGCGAATCATCCACCTCGAGGAGGAAGTCGACGACACCCACGACACGGTGACGAAGCTCGACCACAACGTCACCGAACAGCGGGCGCTCCTGCTCGCGATCGCCGACGAGCACGGAATCGACGGCGAGCAGATCCTCGCCGATGCGGCGATCGACGACCCGGAGGGAACGGACGCCGAGGAGGAATCAGCCCAGTCGGAAGGGGACGCGAAAGGAGACGCAGACACCGACGCGCCAGCCCAACCGAGCGAGTAA
- a CDS encoding DUF7548 family protein: MHPHQRPPTLGIVAALAYAAVALAPYVLLEVETSVLEEYYAAGLAGSNLLSLFALVAVVLFAAGRQTRTEPDLVAGVTLVLGLVLLLVTAQWAVSVPESVVFEGGVDWFVYHRWLTTAISALVPAAAGWYALVLDLV, encoded by the coding sequence ATGCACCCACACCAGCGCCCGCCTACGCTCGGGATCGTCGCGGCGCTCGCGTACGCGGCCGTCGCGCTCGCGCCCTACGTCCTCCTCGAGGTCGAGACGAGCGTCCTCGAGGAGTACTACGCCGCCGGACTCGCTGGCTCGAACCTGCTCTCGTTGTTCGCGCTCGTCGCGGTCGTCCTCTTCGCGGCGGGGAGGCAGACCAGGACCGAACCGGATCTGGTCGCCGGCGTGACGCTCGTGCTGGGACTCGTCCTGTTGCTCGTGACGGCCCAGTGGGCCGTCTCGGTCCCCGAAAGTGTCGTATTCGAGGGCGGCGTCGACTGGTTCGTGTACCATCGATGGCTCACGACCGCAATTTCGGCCCTGGTGCCCGCCGCTGCCGGCTGGTACGCGCTGGTACTCGACCTCGTCTAA
- a CDS encoding SprT-like domain-containing protein has translation MSDADSSDTDPSPTIDDELLARARIHARDVDIDVDWDRLEWDVSARAKRRAGACRWHADREVATIVLSRRAYEAYDWETFAAVVRHELVHAWEYQRFGESGHGERFRRVAAELEAPRHCPSFADPRYVLRCLNDDCDWRASRHRASAPVTTPERYRCGNCGSDYAVEHAESGRRWTTASEYAGTKAALGDDW, from the coding sequence GTGTCCGACGCCGACTCGAGCGACACCGACCCGTCGCCCACCATCGACGACGAACTCCTCGCCCGCGCCCGGATCCACGCGCGAGACGTCGACATCGACGTCGACTGGGACCGCCTCGAGTGGGACGTCTCGGCGCGTGCGAAGCGCCGGGCGGGAGCCTGTCGTTGGCACGCCGACCGCGAGGTGGCGACCATCGTGCTCTCGCGGCGGGCCTACGAGGCCTACGACTGGGAGACCTTCGCCGCGGTCGTTCGCCACGAACTGGTCCACGCCTGGGAGTACCAGCGCTTCGGCGAGTCGGGTCACGGCGAGCGATTTCGCCGCGTCGCCGCCGAACTCGAGGCCCCGCGTCACTGCCCTTCCTTCGCGGACCCGCGGTACGTCCTGCGCTGTCTGAACGACGACTGCGACTGGCGGGCGAGTCGCCACCGCGCGTCGGCACCGGTGACGACGCCCGAACGGTACCGCTGTGGGAACTGCGGAAGCGACTACGCCGTCGAGCACGCCGAGAGCGGCCGGCGCTGGACGACTGCGAGCGAGTACGCCGGCACGAAGGCCGCCCTCGGCGACGACTGGTAG
- a CDS encoding DUF6293 family protein encodes MDVVKRVHIVPLGYEFDRVLEPICDQRADLVYLLEHPTDDPDRVVPDYREELVSDLESTATTVRRRECDLTDVYAVLGEVTTLADEHATDSVSVNVSGGGTIAAIGATMACMDVSTDATAYYVEPEGYAHDPTMAPISNGAADVYSLPTYPIESPTRDQIAIMGFLADPAAWDGYHEDRTTPPKKKDCIEFARDVGLSFMADRAPPEAHPGGEDKGAFRVLDTHVLDPLETDGYVEIESVGRRRVITLTEQGENAYRAFKHKLEYAENYPGE; translated from the coding sequence ATGGACGTCGTCAAGCGCGTACACATCGTACCCCTCGGCTACGAGTTCGACCGCGTCCTCGAGCCGATTTGCGACCAGCGGGCCGACCTCGTCTACCTCCTCGAGCACCCGACGGACGATCCGGACCGGGTCGTCCCCGACTACCGCGAGGAGCTCGTCTCGGACCTCGAGTCGACTGCGACCACGGTTCGTCGCCGCGAGTGCGATCTGACGGACGTCTACGCCGTCCTCGGAGAGGTGACGACCCTGGCCGACGAGCACGCGACCGATTCCGTCTCCGTGAACGTCTCCGGCGGCGGCACCATCGCGGCCATCGGCGCGACCATGGCCTGCATGGACGTCTCGACCGACGCGACCGCCTACTACGTCGAACCCGAGGGGTACGCACACGATCCGACGATGGCACCGATCTCGAACGGGGCCGCGGACGTCTACAGTCTCCCGACCTATCCGATCGAATCGCCCACCCGCGACCAGATCGCGATCATGGGCTTTCTCGCCGATCCCGCGGCCTGGGACGGCTATCACGAGGACCGGACGACGCCACCGAAGAAGAAAGACTGCATCGAGTTCGCCCGGGACGTCGGCCTCTCGTTCATGGCCGATCGCGCCCCGCCGGAGGCCCACCCCGGCGGTGAGGACAAGGGTGCCTTTCGCGTCCTCGACACGCACGTCCTGGATCCCCTCGAGACCGACGGCTACGTCGAGATCGAGTCGGTGGGTCGACGCCGCGTGATCACGCTCACCGAACAGGGCGAGAACGCCTACCGGGCGTTCAAGCACAAACTCGAGTACGCCGAGAACTATCCCGGCGAGTGA
- a CDS encoding acyl-CoA carboxylase subunit beta translates to MNVRIGPGASDEEASAIGTALAEYVGNEVEVYVGDGEEPAVVVSPPESNSTSSSNDDDGATGAAATNQAVATASATADDLGPTEREEKLLEEIEEILEGGHEKYKEQLPEEGKLFVRDRIDLWFDGENSKFLFEDGKFAEFDADDRLPADALITGAATFEGRDLHFMANDYTVKRGSMAAKGVEKFLRMQQRALKTGQPVLYLMDSSGGRIDQQTGFFANREGIGKYYYNHSMLSGRVPQICVLYGPCIAGAAYTPVFADFTIMVEGMSAMAIASPRMVEMVTGEKISMQELGGARVHASESGSADLVATDEEHARELVAQLVTYLPDNADENPPRSEPRAPKKSPNGIDSIVPQHPNRGYDMVDVIERVVDAGSYFELKPDYGKEIITAYARIDGRPVGIVANQPAHRAGAIFPDAAEKAAEFIWKSDAFNVPLLYLCDTPGFMAGSQVEKDAILEKGKKFIYATSSATVPKQTVIVRKAYGAGIYAMGGPAYDPESIIGLPSGEIAIMGPEAAINAVYARKLAEIDDEDERAEEEARLREEYREDIDIHRMASEVVVDEIVPPSSLREELANRFAFYEGLEKELPSKKHGTIL, encoded by the coding sequence ATGAACGTTCGTATCGGACCGGGTGCGTCCGACGAGGAGGCGTCGGCGATCGGGACGGCGCTGGCCGAGTACGTCGGGAACGAAGTCGAAGTGTACGTCGGGGACGGGGAGGAACCGGCCGTCGTCGTCTCGCCGCCGGAATCGAACTCGACCTCGAGTTCGAACGACGACGACGGCGCCACAGGCGCCGCAGCCACCAATCAGGCTGTCGCCACGGCGTCCGCCACGGCGGACGACCTCGGCCCGACCGAACGCGAGGAGAAACTCCTCGAGGAAATCGAGGAGATCCTCGAGGGAGGTCACGAGAAGTACAAGGAACAGTTGCCCGAGGAGGGGAAACTGTTCGTCCGCGACCGGATCGACCTCTGGTTCGACGGCGAGAACAGCAAGTTCCTCTTCGAGGACGGGAAGTTCGCGGAGTTCGACGCGGACGACCGCCTCCCGGCGGACGCCCTGATCACGGGCGCAGCCACGTTCGAGGGCCGGGACCTGCACTTCATGGCCAACGACTACACCGTCAAGCGCGGATCGATGGCCGCCAAAGGCGTCGAGAAGTTCCTGCGAATGCAACAGCGCGCCCTGAAGACTGGTCAGCCGGTGCTCTACCTGATGGACTCCTCCGGGGGACGAATCGACCAGCAGACCGGCTTCTTCGCCAACCGCGAGGGGATCGGCAAGTACTACTACAACCACTCGATGCTCTCGGGGCGCGTCCCGCAGATCTGCGTCCTCTACGGACCCTGCATCGCCGGGGCAGCTTACACGCCCGTCTTCGCCGACTTCACCATCATGGTCGAGGGGATGTCCGCGATGGCCATCGCCTCGCCGCGGATGGTCGAGATGGTCACCGGCGAGAAGATCAGCATGCAGGAGCTCGGCGGCGCTCGCGTCCACGCGAGCGAGTCCGGCTCGGCCGACCTGGTCGCCACGGACGAGGAACACGCCCGGGAACTCGTCGCCCAGCTCGTCACCTACCTGCCCGACAACGCCGACGAGAACCCGCCCCGTAGCGAGCCTCGAGCCCCCAAAAAGTCCCCGAACGGCATCGACTCCATCGTTCCCCAGCACCCCAACCGGGGCTACGACATGGTCGACGTCATCGAACGGGTCGTCGACGCGGGCAGTTACTTCGAGTTGAAACCCGACTACGGCAAAGAGATCATCACCGCCTACGCCCGGATCGACGGCCGCCCCGTCGGCATCGTCGCCAACCAGCCGGCCCACCGCGCGGGAGCCATCTTCCCCGACGCCGCCGAGAAGGCCGCCGAGTTCATCTGGAAGTCCGACGCGTTCAACGTCCCGCTGTTGTACCTGTGTGACACACCCGGCTTCATGGCCGGTTCCCAGGTCGAGAAGGACGCCATCCTCGAGAAAGGGAAGAAGTTCATCTACGCCACCTCGTCGGCGACGGTCCCGAAACAGACGGTCATCGTCCGGAAGGCCTACGGCGCGGGTATCTACGCGATGGGTGGCCCGGCCTACGATCCCGAGAGCATCATCGGCCTCCCGTCTGGCGAAATCGCCATCATGGGTCCCGAGGCGGCGATCAACGCCGTCTACGCCCGGAAACTGGCGGAAATCGATGACGAAGACGAGCGCGCCGAGGAGGAGGCGCGCCTCCGCGAGGAGTACCGCGAGGACATCGACATCCACCGCATGGCCAGCGAGGTCGTCGTCGACGAGATCGTTCCCCCGAGTTCGCTCCGGGAGGAACTGGCCAACCGCTTCGCGTTCTACGAGGGCCTCGAGAAGGAACTGCCGAGCAAGAAACACGGCACGATTCTGTGA
- a CDS encoding DUF5658 family protein, translating into MDGLETALWLVVAASLVGDVVTTFVGLQLGLAESNPVARGVIDNWGLLGMLALKAGAVLVALVCRTVLERTYRPIIPAALALPWVTAVVLNVYLISSIL; encoded by the coding sequence ATGGACGGCCTCGAGACCGCCCTCTGGCTGGTGGTCGCCGCCTCGCTCGTCGGTGACGTCGTCACGACGTTCGTCGGCCTCCAGCTCGGCCTCGCGGAGTCCAACCCCGTCGCCCGCGGGGTAATCGACAACTGGGGACTCCTCGGGATGCTCGCGCTCAAGGCGGGTGCCGTCCTCGTCGCGCTCGTCTGCCGGACCGTCCTCGAACGAACCTACCGACCGATCATCCCGGCGGCGCTGGCGTTGCCGTGGGTTACGGCCGTGGTGCTCAACGTCTACCTGATCTCGTCGATTCTCTGA
- a CDS encoding GNAT family N-acetyltransferase, which produces MSHLFPDAIETDRLRLERLSSETVDPLRYYRICGSDPAIDDVTRYTPWDPHETPNETLEFLENREDAWNESRSADYVIRPTDDQDGADEIAGTCGLGVDWAKRTGDLGIWLRERFWGRGYSGERADALVTLAFDRLELEVVSVLVRADNERSLRACDRYVERLGGSRDCRLRNWWTMAVDEPTDAVRYTITRASYDPSKRRSAVSLEASR; this is translated from the coding sequence ATGAGCCACCTCTTTCCCGACGCCATCGAAACCGACCGCCTCCGCCTGGAGCGACTCTCGAGCGAGACGGTCGACCCTCTGAGGTACTACCGGATCTGTGGCTCGGATCCCGCCATCGACGACGTGACGAGGTACACGCCCTGGGACCCACACGAGACGCCGAACGAGACCCTCGAGTTCCTCGAGAACCGCGAGGACGCCTGGAACGAGTCGCGGTCGGCGGACTACGTGATTCGACCGACGGACGACCAGGACGGGGCCGACGAAATCGCCGGCACCTGCGGCCTCGGCGTCGACTGGGCGAAGCGAACCGGCGACCTGGGAATCTGGCTCCGCGAACGCTTCTGGGGCCGGGGGTACTCGGGCGAGCGGGCCGACGCACTCGTGACCCTCGCGTTCGACCGACTCGAGCTCGAGGTCGTCTCGGTGCTCGTCCGGGCGGACAACGAGCGCTCCCTGCGCGCGTGTGATCGGTACGTCGAGCGCCTCGGCGGGAGCCGGGACTGTCGGCTCCGAAACTGGTGGACGATGGCCGTCGACGAACCGACCGACGCGGTGCGGTACACGATCACGCGAGCGAGTTACGACCCGTCGAAGAGGCGATCGGCGGTGTCGCTCGAGGCGAGTCGGTGA
- a CDS encoding GNAT family N-acetyltransferase: MTTLFPETIETDRLRLELADPESVDIEELYGVYSGDALESAFRYVLITPFETAYDPLSFLESARENHQDGSSAIYIIRPRESEDGADELAGTTTLFVDWDCRRAELAIALVPRFWGRGYSGERAEALLEVAFERLDLEVVVVSCHPDNEQSRRAIERYVDRFGGQYDGRIRNARVLDDEPIDLRRYTIDREQYAGAGVAA, translated from the coding sequence ATGACGACGCTCTTTCCCGAGACCATCGAGACCGATCGGCTCCGTCTCGAACTGGCCGACCCCGAGTCGGTCGATATCGAAGAATTATACGGAGTATACTCGGGCGACGCACTCGAATCGGCGTTTCGGTACGTCCTGATCACGCCCTTCGAGACCGCCTACGACCCGCTTTCCTTCCTCGAGTCGGCACGCGAAAACCACCAGGATGGATCGTCGGCGATCTACATCATTCGACCTCGGGAGAGCGAAGACGGTGCCGATGAGCTGGCGGGAACGACGACCCTGTTCGTCGACTGGGACTGCCGGCGGGCGGAACTGGCGATCGCTCTCGTCCCCCGGTTTTGGGGTCGGGGCTACTCCGGTGAGCGTGCCGAAGCACTCCTCGAGGTGGCGTTCGAACGACTCGACCTGGAGGTCGTCGTGGTCTCCTGTCACCCCGACAACGAGCAATCGAGGCGAGCGATCGAGCGGTACGTCGATCGTTTCGGTGGCCAGTACGACGGCCGCATTCGGAACGCGAGAGTACTCGACGACGAGCCGATCGACCTTCGCCGGTACACGATCGACCGCGAGCAGTACGCCGGGGCGGGGGTGGCGGCCTGA
- a CDS encoding carbon-nitrogen family hydrolase: protein MTENTDAAAEATTDEHGAAEHEGKDEGKHEREHAHEDVDESEGISLALAQLAVEAGDLEGNRDRAVDAIERAAARGADLVALPELFTVGYFEFDLYARSAEPLEGETLGRLRDAAVENDVAVLTGSFVEDLAATDSVETPADEGYANTTALLSSSGDLELVYRKYHLFGYESAETELLVPGEAIDTATVCGLTVGVSTCYDLRFPELYRRLVDQGVELILVPSAWPYPRLEHWQTLSRARAIENQCYVATINGSGSFEEATLLGRSTVYDPWGTVLASSGDDPALVMANVDAGAVSNVRSRFPALRDRRL, encoded by the coding sequence ATGACCGAAAATACCGACGCGGCGGCGGAGGCGACGACGGACGAGCACGGAGCGGCCGAGCACGAAGGCAAGGATGAGGGCAAGCACGAGCGTGAGCACGCGCACGAGGACGTGGACGAGAGCGAGGGCATCTCCCTCGCACTCGCACAACTGGCCGTCGAGGCCGGCGACCTCGAGGGCAACCGCGACCGGGCGGTCGACGCGATCGAACGAGCGGCCGCTCGCGGCGCCGACCTCGTCGCTCTACCCGAACTCTTCACGGTGGGATACTTCGAGTTCGACCTGTACGCCCGCAGCGCCGAACCGCTCGAGGGGGAGACCCTGGGCCGACTTCGCGACGCCGCTGTCGAGAACGATGTCGCCGTCCTCACGGGCAGCTTCGTCGAGGACCTCGCGGCGACCGACTCGGTGGAGACGCCCGCCGACGAGGGATACGCGAACACCACGGCACTGCTCTCCTCGTCAGGAGACCTCGAACTGGTATACCGGAAATACCACCTGTTCGGGTACGAGTCCGCCGAAACCGAACTCCTCGTCCCCGGGGAGGCTATCGACACGGCGACGGTCTGCGGACTCACCGTCGGCGTGAGCACGTGTTACGACCTGCGGTTTCCGGAACTGTACCGACGGCTGGTCGACCAGGGCGTCGAGTTGATCCTGGTCCCGAGCGCGTGGCCGTACCCGCGCCTCGAGCACTGGCAGACGTTGTCTCGAGCGCGAGCGATCGAGAACCAGTGTTACGTGGCGACGATCAACGGGTCGGGGTCGTTCGAGGAGGCCACGCTGCTCGGACGGTCGACCGTCTACGATCCCTGGGGGACGGTGCTGGCCTCGAGCGGGGACGACCCCGCCCTCGTGATGGCCAACGTCGATGCGGGGGCCGTTTCGAACGTCCGGTCGCGGTTTCCGGCCCTGCGGGATCGGCGACTGTAG
- a CDS encoding CoxG family protein: MTVRIDRSFELQAPPERVWAFIADPEKRARAISVVKDFTTDDPDGRRATWHVEIPLPLVTRTVSIDTEDVTRRPPEYVKFVGRSKLLDVTGEHEIIETSGGSRLENTFVVDGHLPGVERFFKRNLDGELENLQRELEREVE, translated from the coding sequence ATGACTGTCCGGATCGATCGGTCGTTCGAGTTGCAGGCACCACCCGAGCGCGTCTGGGCGTTCATCGCCGATCCGGAAAAGCGCGCTCGAGCGATTAGCGTCGTCAAAGACTTCACGACGGACGACCCCGACGGTCGACGGGCGACCTGGCACGTCGAGATCCCGCTTCCGCTGGTAACGCGGACGGTCAGCATCGACACCGAGGACGTCACCAGGCGCCCGCCCGAGTACGTCAAGTTCGTCGGCCGATCGAAACTGCTCGACGTCACGGGCGAACACGAGATCATCGAGACGAGCGGGGGAAGCCGCCTCGAGAACACCTTCGTCGTCGACGGACACCTGCCGGGCGTCGAACGCTTCTTCAAGCGCAACCTCGACGGTGAACTCGAGAACTTACAGCGCGAACTCGAGCGCGAGGTCGAGTGA
- a CDS encoding DUF7123 family protein has protein sequence MTDYSDEEQRIISYLRESAARGEQYFRAKNIAKAIGLSSKQVGVRLPHLAEKTEDIDIEKWGRARSTTWKVTMS, from the coding sequence ATGACGGACTACTCCGACGAAGAGCAGCGGATAATCTCGTACCTCCGTGAGAGCGCCGCCCGCGGCGAGCAGTACTTCCGTGCGAAAAACATCGCAAAAGCGATTGGCCTCTCCTCGAAACAGGTCGGCGTCCGCCTCCCCCACCTCGCCGAGAAGACCGAGGACATCGACATCGAGAAGTGGGGCCGCGCGCGCTCGACGACCTGGAAGGTCACGATGAGTTAA
- a CDS encoding DUF7525 family protein: protein MADHTQTTDKGVGVGLVFGAVAILSALVMLTTAPEIQAAWGFAAAVTFSALAIVGMHFYWH from the coding sequence ATGGCAGACCACACGCAGACGACCGACAAGGGGGTCGGAGTGGGGCTGGTGTTCGGCGCCGTTGCGATCCTCAGCGCACTCGTGATGCTCACGACGGCACCGGAGATTCAGGCGGCCTGGGGCTTCGCCGCAGCCGTCACGTTCAGCGCCCTCGCGATCGTCGGCATGCACTTTTACTGGCACTGA